From Ramlibacter agri, a single genomic window includes:
- a CDS encoding LysR family transcriptional regulator, with protein MTRKTDQRLKLTLRQLEVFAAVARGGTTRAAADEISRSQSAASNALGELETVLGVQLFDRVGKKLVINENGRALLPKAAGILDEALETELLFTTAHAAPLRLASSYTIGEYLLPGLIAGWKATHARSNVKLKIANTHDVFDAVASYTADLGFIEGTHTHPEVTVRRWRSDELAIVAAPDHPLARRRVTARQLQQATWVLREEGSGTREAADRWLIRHLPQIDVELELGSNEAVKRAVAAGMGLGCLSRLAVRDAVQEGWLAEIATALPPTQRPLSIVTHRAKRLGAAAQAFLEHCMSTAA; from the coding sequence GTGACCCGAAAAACCGATCAACGACTCAAGCTCACCCTGCGCCAGCTGGAGGTGTTTGCCGCCGTGGCGCGCGGGGGCACTACCCGCGCGGCCGCCGACGAGATCTCGCGCTCGCAGTCGGCGGCCAGCAATGCCTTGGGCGAGCTGGAGACGGTGCTGGGCGTCCAGCTGTTCGACCGCGTCGGCAAGAAGCTGGTCATCAACGAGAACGGGCGCGCGCTGCTGCCCAAGGCGGCCGGCATCCTCGATGAAGCGCTGGAGACCGAACTGCTGTTCACCACGGCACACGCGGCGCCCCTGCGCCTGGCCTCCAGCTACACCATCGGCGAATACCTGCTGCCCGGGCTGATCGCCGGCTGGAAGGCGACGCATGCGCGCAGCAACGTCAAGCTCAAGATCGCCAACACCCACGACGTGTTCGATGCCGTCGCCTCGTACACCGCGGACCTTGGCTTCATCGAAGGCACGCACACCCACCCGGAAGTGACGGTGCGCCGCTGGCGCAGCGACGAACTGGCGATCGTGGCGGCGCCGGACCACCCGCTGGCGCGCCGGCGCGTGACCGCGCGCCAGCTGCAGCAGGCCACCTGGGTGCTGCGCGAAGAAGGCTCCGGCACGCGCGAAGCGGCCGACCGCTGGCTGATCCGGCACCTGCCGCAGATCGACGTGGAACTGGAGCTTGGCAGCAACGAGGCGGTGAAGCGCGCCGTGGCCGCCGGCATGGGGCTCGGCTGCCTGTCGCGGCTGGCGGTGCGCGATGCCGTGCAGGAGGGTTGGCTGGCGGAGATCGCCACGGCGCTGCCGCCCACGCAGCGCCCGCTGTCCATCGTGACGCACCGGGCCAAGCGGCTGGGCGCGGCGGCCCAGGCTTTCCTGGAGCACTGCATGAGCACTGCGGCCTGA
- a CDS encoding nitrate reductase associated protein, with translation MQFDLSPDLSPTACLDVDSASARDLAWLPYAVRFKLDECGLTLSLRDWQQLALAERAALVRTPLVPGTTGFEQLARACGAGDDAGGQRTDGNVEGVASQDWLARSTPFARYVLRKLVHKKLAHQQAA, from the coding sequence ATGCAGTTCGACCTGAGTCCCGACCTGTCCCCCACCGCCTGCCTGGACGTCGACTCGGCGTCGGCCCGCGACCTGGCCTGGCTGCCCTACGCGGTGCGCTTCAAGCTCGACGAATGCGGGTTGACGCTGTCCCTGCGCGACTGGCAGCAGCTGGCCCTCGCCGAGCGCGCCGCCTTGGTGCGCACGCCGCTCGTTCCCGGCACGACCGGCTTCGAGCAGCTGGCCCGGGCCTGCGGCGCGGGCGACGATGCGGGAGGACAGCGCACCGACGGCAACGTCGAAGGGGTCGCCAGCCAGGACTGGCTGGCCCGCTCCACGCCCTTCGCGCGCTACGTCCTGCGCAAGCTC